Proteins encoded together in one Silvanigrella paludirubra window:
- a CDS encoding type I restriction-modification system subunit M: MNKVIQDEINAILWNACDTFRGVVDAGEYKNYVLTMLFIKYISDTFDEKYEEYKKKFAGNEIKIKNALEKEKFILPKGCHFKDIYEQKEEKNIGEIIDIALNKIETANKEKLDNVFRNISFNSESNLGKAKDRNIRIKLFLNDFNSPKLNLRPSCIGKLDIIGNAYEYLIEKFAAGAGKKAGEFYTPTEVSQLLAEIINPQKGHKIYDPTCGSGSLLIRCAEKLTKKRISDFQIYGQEITAATWALAKMNMFLHCLESAVIENGDTIRSPLFLDGDKLMKFDIVIANPPFSLDKWGIEEAKNDPFQRFHYGIPPQSYGELAFVQHMIASLNETGRSAVVLPNGVLFRGSSEQKIREKIIYDDLLEAVIGLPANLFYGTSIPATIIVLNKKKQKERMKKVLFINADLEYQEGKNQNKLRPQDICHILNNFKKFKTEALYSHKEKYYSRVVDIYEIKENNFNLNIRRYADNTPPPEIYDVKAILFGGIPKREVYDGYNQEILNNMNLKLIFEEKDEEYFIFKSEIDCKEKIREFINDDIDFKTLALIERWWDKYKLSLRDLEKEIENEGILLKSFLKELDYEH, from the coding sequence ATGAATAAAGTGATTCAAGATGAAATAAATGCTATTTTATGGAATGCTTGCGACACGTTTCGTGGAGTTGTTGATGCAGGCGAGTATAAAAACTATGTATTAACAATGCTTTTTATAAAATATATATCCGATACCTTTGATGAAAAATATGAAGAATATAAAAAAAAATTTGCTGGCAATGAAATAAAAATTAAAAATGCATTGGAAAAAGAAAAGTTTATTTTACCAAAAGGTTGTCATTTTAAAGATATATATGAGCAAAAAGAAGAAAAAAATATCGGTGAAATTATAGATATAGCTCTTAATAAGATAGAAACAGCAAACAAAGAAAAATTAGACAATGTTTTTAGAAATATAAGTTTTAATTCAGAATCAAATTTAGGAAAAGCGAAAGATAGAAATATACGTATAAAGCTTTTTCTAAATGATTTTAATAGTCCAAAATTAAATTTACGACCTTCATGTATTGGAAAACTTGATATTATTGGAAATGCATATGAATATTTAATCGAAAAATTTGCCGCTGGGGCAGGGAAAAAAGCAGGTGAGTTCTATACACCAACAGAAGTCTCTCAGCTTCTCGCTGAAATTATAAATCCACAAAAAGGTCACAAAATATATGACCCCACTTGTGGTTCTGGTTCATTACTAATTCGTTGTGCAGAAAAGCTGACTAAAAAACGGATAAGTGATTTTCAAATTTATGGTCAGGAAATTACAGCAGCAACATGGGCCCTAGCTAAAATGAATATGTTTCTGCATTGTTTAGAAAGTGCTGTCATTGAAAATGGGGATACCATTCGGAGTCCTCTTTTTTTAGATGGTGATAAGTTAATGAAGTTCGATATTGTTATAGCCAATCCTCCTTTTAGTTTAGATAAATGGGGTATTGAAGAAGCTAAAAATGATCCATTTCAAAGGTTTCATTATGGCATTCCTCCTCAAAGTTATGGAGAACTTGCTTTTGTACAACATATGATAGCATCACTTAATGAAACAGGGCGTTCTGCAGTGGTATTACCAAATGGTGTTTTATTTCGAGGTTCTTCTGAGCAGAAAATTAGAGAAAAGATTATTTATGATGATTTGCTTGAAGCAGTTATTGGATTGCCTGCAAATCTTTTTTATGGAACTAGTATTCCTGCAACTATTATTGTATTAAACAAAAAAAAACAAAAAGAAAGAATGAAAAAAGTTCTTTTTATAAATGCTGATTTAGAGTACCAAGAAGGAAAAAATCAAAATAAATTAAGACCGCAAGATATATGTCATATTTTAAATAACTTTAAAAAATTTAAGACAGAAGCATTATACAGTCATAAAGAAAAGTATTATTCACGAGTCGTTGATATTTATGAAATTAAAGAAAATAATTTTAATTTAAATATTCGTCGTTATGCAGACAATACACCTCCTCCTGAAATTTATGATGTAAAGGCTATTTTATTTGGAGGAATTCCTAAACGCGAAGTTTATGATGGATACAATCAAGAAATATTAAATAATATGAATTTAAAGCTTATTTTTGAAGAAAAAGATGAAGAATATTTTATTTTTAAAAGTGAGATTGATTGTAAAGAGAAAATTCGTGAATTCATTAATGATGATATCGACTTTAAAACATTAGCTTTAATTGAAAGATGGTGGGATAAATACAAGTTGTCTTTAAGAGATCTAGAGAAAGAAATTGAAAATGAGGGAATATTGCTAAAGTCATTTCTTAAGGAATTAGACTATGAGCACTGA
- a CDS encoding restriction endonuclease subunit S yields the protein MSTEFTEWKEYFIYQVGKVVTGYTPSKHNLDCKGNIPFISPSDINGNKNIKSSARSISELALHKNREIPKNSVLVTCIGSIGKVSITNKRSATNQQINSIICNDGFYHEYIYYSVLNISNYLVKISNITTLPIINKTDFENLKLTLPNFSDQKKISKILSSVDLMIELIEQKIEKLEILKKGIMFDLLTKGIGHTNFKDSPILSIPEEWSIKRLKDISIKLIDGDRGHHYPSQEELKKNGHCLFLNATNVTKSGFNFKNFEYISKVKDSLLSKGKIRLNDIVITTRGTVGNIAFYSNKIGLKNMRINSGMVIIRSDDKELINEFLYHSLQSFYFEFNYKKFASGSAQPQLPIKDLENFMVPIPQMSEQLKIIKIANKISNKILLANVLLDKYQNLKKALMQDLLMGKSGIKF from the coding sequence ATGAGCACTGAATTCACTGAATGGAAAGAATATTTTATCTATCAAGTTGGTAAAGTTGTAACAGGTTACACTCCCTCAAAACATAATCTTGATTGCAAGGGTAATATTCCCTTTATTTCACCTTCAGATATAAATGGAAATAAGAATATAAAATCTTCTGCTAGATCAATTTCTGAATTAGCTTTACATAAAAACAGGGAAATTCCAAAAAATAGTGTATTGGTCACTTGCATTGGTAGTATAGGTAAAGTTTCTATAACTAATAAAAGATCAGCTACAAATCAGCAAATTAATTCAATAATATGTAATGATGGGTTTTATCATGAATATATTTACTATTCTGTATTAAATATAAGTAATTATTTAGTAAAAATTTCTAATATAACAACGCTTCCAATAATTAATAAAACTGATTTTGAAAATCTTAAATTAACATTACCAAATTTTTCAGATCAAAAAAAAATCTCAAAAATATTAAGTTCTGTAGATTTAATGATAGAACTAATTGAACAAAAAATAGAAAAACTTGAAATTTTAAAAAAAGGAATCATGTTTGATCTTTTAACGAAAGGAATAGGGCATACTAATTTTAAAGATAGTCCAATCTTAAGTATACCTGAAGAATGGAGTATAAAGCGTTTAAAAGATATTTCTATTAAACTAATAGATGGTGATAGAGGGCATCATTATCCAAGCCAGGAAGAACTTAAAAAGAATGGTCACTGCTTATTTTTAAATGCAACAAATGTTACTAAATCTGGGTTTAATTTCAAGAATTTTGAGTATATAAGCAAAGTCAAAGATTCTCTTTTAAGCAAAGGAAAAATAAGACTAAATGATATTGTAATTACGACAAGAGGTACTGTTGGTAATATAGCTTTTTATTCTAATAAAATTGGCTTAAAAAATATGAGAATTAATTCAGGAATGGTAATAATAAGGTCTGATGATAAAGAATTAATTAATGAATTTTTGTATCATTCTCTTCAATCATTTTATTTTGAATTTAATTATAAAAAATTTGCATCTGGTTCTGCACAACCTCAATTACCAATAAAAGATCTTGAAAATTTTATGGTGCCAATACCTCAAATGAGTGAGCAATTAAAAATTATAAAAATTGCTAATAAAATTTCAAATAAAATTTTATTAGCAAATGTTTTGCTTGATAAATATCAAAATCTTAAAAAAGCTTTAATGCAAGATCTTTTGATGGGTAAATCAGGAATAAAATTTTAA
- a CDS encoding response regulator, protein MGKYKPINKDSLILVVDDFPTMRKIVKSVLKQLGYQNIVEAEDGQLALNTLAINPAIEFIVSDWNMPNMTGIELLKTVRAHKDERIKGLPFLMVTAEADKDNIVEAVKSGVSNYIVKPFNAATMKEKIDKIFVK, encoded by the coding sequence ATGGGAAAGTATAAACCTATAAACAAAGATTCTCTTATTTTAGTTGTGGATGACTTTCCAACTATGAGAAAAATTGTAAAAAGTGTTCTTAAGCAACTAGGTTATCAAAATATTGTTGAAGCAGAAGATGGGCAACTAGCTTTAAATACTCTAGCAATAAATCCTGCTATTGAGTTTATTGTTAGTGACTGGAATATGCCAAATATGACGGGCATTGAGCTTTTAAAGACAGTTAGGGCTCATAAAGACGAACGTATCAAAGGTCTTCCATTTCTTATGGTAACAGCCGAAGCAGATAAAGATAACATTGTAGAAGCAGTAAAAAGTGGTGTCAGTAATTATATAGTGAAACCATTTAATGCAGCGACAATGAAAGAAAAAATTGATAAAATATTTGTAAAGTAA
- a CDS encoding transporter substrate-binding domain-containing protein, which yields MNKSFYIIIFFIFLINTEKNIYAKDMTGDNQENDTVFINIQPRTPFFIYKKNDSKPSDGVAYHLLKKILNSANVKYEFNNIPLVRTLVLMKENKTKVCYPNALMIKSRLSYVFYSKPYFKDKRTSILLRKDDNRFTEYKTFSEILKNKNLRILLKIGYAYGNYIEETLNKTKKYITGSVKSDKPDEIILSSNDNYEMLNEIIEKNGDYMLISRYEAEYLFKENPKYKNSLTIKDVDDLNYNEKRYLMCSKIVGQETINKINHQIKKIANFD from the coding sequence AAGATATGACTGGAGACAATCAAGAAAATGACACGGTATTTATAAATATTCAGCCTAGAACTCCATTCTTCATTTACAAGAAAAATGATTCAAAACCTTCCGACGGAGTTGCTTATCATTTACTAAAAAAAATTCTAAATTCTGCGAATGTTAAATACGAATTTAATAATATCCCATTGGTTAGAACTCTTGTATTGATGAAAGAAAATAAAACAAAAGTATGTTATCCAAATGCTTTAATGATAAAATCAAGATTGAGTTATGTTTTTTATTCAAAACCTTATTTTAAAGATAAAAGAACATCAATTCTTTTAAGAAAAGATGATAATAGATTTACAGAGTATAAAACCTTTAGCGAAATACTAAAAAATAAAAATTTAAGAATATTACTAAAAATAGGGTATGCTTATGGAAACTATATAGAAGAAACTTTAAATAAAACAAAAAAATACATAACAGGTTCAGTAAAATCAGATAAACCAGACGAAATCATTTTATCTTCTAACGATAATTATGAAATGTTAAATGAAATTATTGAAAAAAACGGAGATTATATGCTCATATCAAGATATGAGGCTGAATATTTATTTAAGGAAAATCCAAAGTACAAAAATTCTCTCACTATAAAAGATGTTGATGATTTAAACTATAATGAAAAGAGATATTTAATGTGTTCAAAAATAGTTGGCCAAGAAACTATAAATAAAATAAACCATCAAATAAAAAAAATAGCGAATTTTGATTGA
- a CDS encoding substrate-binding periplasmic protein: MNFNSFFKKILILKLLQLSFSVYADNKEIKLVTLEWEPYVGPNLKKQGFVSELIRTALKKEGYTLKLEFMPWARALEQAEKSIDGVDGIMPKYYDKSILDKFIYSDSFFESTDGFYIKKSDKNKINYKYYKNDLNKTYDLLKIFKFGICRGYKNEDIFDSRNDLVKIDSTSDELNLINLVLGKVDLVFTDKSVAKFHIRNNQTLVDNLNNLEFLEPEIAKHQLFIAFSKKSKDIELKVKAFNKGLKSLIKEGKIKILKKDFDDFK, from the coding sequence ATGAATTTTAATTCTTTTTTTAAGAAGATTCTTATTTTAAAATTATTGCAACTATCATTTAGCGTTTATGCTGATAATAAAGAAATTAAGTTAGTCACTTTAGAATGGGAGCCCTATGTAGGGCCAAATTTAAAGAAACAGGGATTTGTTTCAGAATTAATACGAACTGCTTTAAAGAAGGAAGGTTATACGTTAAAGCTAGAATTTATGCCTTGGGCAAGAGCTTTAGAGCAAGCAGAAAAGTCAATAGATGGTGTCGATGGAATTATGCCAAAATATTATGATAAATCCATTTTAGATAAATTCATTTATTCAGACTCTTTTTTTGAAAGTACAGACGGATTTTATATTAAAAAAAGCGATAAAAATAAGATTAATTATAAATATTATAAAAATGATTTAAATAAAACCTATGATCTTCTAAAAATTTTTAAATTTGGAATTTGTCGTGGGTATAAAAATGAAGATATTTTTGATTCAAGAAATGATTTAGTTAAAATTGATTCTACTTCTGATGAGTTAAACTTAATAAATTTAGTGTTAGGAAAAGTTGATCTTGTTTTCACAGATAAAAGTGTAGCAAAATTTCATATCAGAAATAATCAAACACTTGTTGATAATTTGAACAATCTAGAGTTTCTTGAGCCTGAGATAGCAAAACATCAATTATTTATTGCATTTTCAAAAAAATCAAAAGATATTGAGTTAAAAGTAAAAGCCTTTAATAAAGGTTTAAAATCTCTTATTAAAGAAGGTAAAATAAAAATTTTGAAAAAAGATTTTGATGATTTCAAATAA